Proteins encoded within one genomic window of Diceros bicornis minor isolate mBicDic1 chromosome X, mDicBic1.mat.cur, whole genome shotgun sequence:
- the XIAP gene encoding E3 ubiquitin-protein ligase XIAP, with translation MTFNSFEGSKTCVPADIDKDEEFVEEFNRLKTFANFPSSSPVSASTLARAGFLYTGEGDTVRCFSCHAAVDRWQYGDSAVGRHRKVSPNCRFINGFYFETNAAQPTNSSVQNGQYKAENYLGNRNHFVLGRPSETHADYLLRTGQVVDISDNIYPRNPAMSSEEARLKSFQNWPDYAHLTPEELARAGLYYTGIDDQVQCFCCGGKLKNWEPCDRAWSEHRRHFPNCFFVLGRNVNIRSESDVVSSDRNFSNSTNPPRNPAMADYKARIITFGTWKYSVNKEQLARAGFYALGEGDKVKCFHCGGGLTDWKPSEDPWEQHAKWYPGCKYLLEEKGEEYVSDIHLTHPPEESVVRTAGKTTSLTKIIDDTIFQNSMVQEAIQMGFSFGDIKKIMEEKIHTSGSNYKSLEILVADLVNAQKDNTQDESSQTSLQREISTEEQLRLLQEEKICKICMDENIAVVFVPCGHLVTCKQCAEAVDKCPMCYTVITLKQNIFMS, from the exons ATGACTTTTAACAGTTTTGAAGGATCTAAAACTTGTGTACCTGCAGACATCGATAAGGATGAAGAATTTGTAGAAGAGTTTAAtagattaaaaacttttgctaatTTTCCAAGTAGTAGTCCTGTTTCAGCTTCAACACTAGCACGAGCTGGTTTTCTCTATACTGGTGAAGGGGACACCGTGCGGTGCTTTAGTTGTCATGCAGCAGTAGATAGATGGCAGTATGGAGACTCAGCAGTTGGAAGACACAGAAAAGTATCCCCAAATTGCAGATTTATCAAtggcttttattttgaaactaatGCTGCGCAACCTACAAATTCTAGTGTCCAAAATGGTCAATACAAAGCTGAAAACTATCTGGGAAACAGAAATCATTTTGTTTTAGGCAGGCCATCTGAGACTCATGCAGACTATCTTTTGAGAACTGGACAGGTTGTAGATATATCAGATAACATATACCCGAGGAACCCTGCCATGTCTAGTGAAGAAGCTAGATTAAAGTCCTTTCAGAACTGGCCAGACTATGCCCACTTAACCCCAGAAGAGTTAGCTCGTGCTGGACTCTACTACACAGGTATTGATGATCAAGTGCAGTGCTTTTGTTGTggtggaaaactgaaaaattgggAACCTTGTGATCGTGCATGGTCAGAACACAGGCGACACTTTCCTAATTGCTTCTTTGTTTTGGGCCGGAATGTTAATATTCGAAGTGAATCTGATGTCGTGAGTTCTGATAGGAATTTCTCAAATTCAACAAATCCTCCAAGAAATCCAGCCATGGCAGATTATAAAGCACGGATCATTACTTTTGGGACGTGGAAATACTCAGTTAACAAGGAGCAGCTTGCAAGAGCTGGATTTTATGCTTTAG GTGAGGGTGATAAAGTAAAGTGCTTTCACTGTGGAGGAGGGCTAACTGATTGGAAGCCCAGTGAAGACCCTTGGGAACAACATGCTAAGTGGTATCCAGG gtGTAAATATCTATtagaagagaagggagaggaataTGTAAGTGATATTCACTTAACCCATCCACCTGAGGAGTCTGTG gTAAGAACTGCTGGAAAAACAACATCACTAACTAAAATAATTG ATGACACCATCTTCCAAAATTCTATGGTACAAGAAGCTATACAAATGGGATTCAGTTTCGGGgacattaagaaaataatggaGGAAAAAATTCACACATCTGGGAGCAACTATAAATCACTTGAGATTCTGGTTGCAGATCTAGTGAATGCCCAGAAAGACAATACACAAGATGAATCAAGTCAGACTTCATTGCAGAGAG AGATTAGTACTGAAGAGCAGCtaaggctcctgcaggaggagaaGATTTGCAAGATCTGCATGGATGAAAATATTGCTGTAGTTTTTGTTCCTTGTGGACATCTGGTCACTTGTAAACAATGTGCTGAAGCAGTTGACAAATGTCCCATGTGTTACACAGTCATTACTTTGAAGCAAAACATTTTTATGTCTTAA